From the Pangasianodon hypophthalmus isolate fPanHyp1 chromosome 17, fPanHyp1.pri, whole genome shotgun sequence genome, one window contains:
- the LOC113524154 gene encoding protocadherin gamma-A10 — protein MGCRELSVVLSTLLTALLFFLFPAARGDLSYSVPEETRRQYVVGNIAKDVGVGAQSLSARKARINTEDSSKRYIDINLNSGDLIVVERIDREMLCGSRINCILNYELVLANPLEVHRISLNIEDINDNAPKFGNERISFEIRESADKGQRFRLDEAHDYDIGQNGVNGYSLEKNKHFVLSVAGNTERGKYAELVLEKELDREQQKDIDLILTAVDGGIPQRSGTAVIHITVLDANDNVPVFSQPVYKVVLAENAPIGTEVVTVSAEDADEGANGEVSYEFSRIAHNAAQLFTIDKFTGLIKVAGDVDYEEEKYYEIRVQAKDGSGLASTASVIIDITDENDNAPQIILTSVNNPILENTIVGTEVAIINVQDKDSGDNRQIYCSIQGNVPFKLNPSIKNYFSLTNTNPLDRETEAYYNITITATDGGSPPLSSSMTIHLSVSDINDNPPVFEQQSYTAYVVENNKPGTSISSVTARDPDWRQNGTVLYSLLPSEINGVPVSSFLSINSDTGVIHAVRSFDYEKFRNFKVQVVARDNGSPPLSSNVTVSVFISDENDNSPQILYPAPEGKSLMTEMVPKAALSGSLLSKVIAVDADSGQNAWLSYHIVKSTDPGLFTIGLHSGEIRAQRDITESDSMKQNLVISVKDNGQPPLSATCSVYLLISDNLAEVPELKDMTYEENNSKLTFYLIIALVSVSTFFLTFIILILAVRFCHRRKPRLLFDGAVAIPSAYLPPNYAEVEGAGTLRTSYNYDTYLTTGSRTSDFKFITSYNDNTLTSTGTLKLAKMICLA, from the coding sequence ATGGGATGCAGGGAGCTTTCAGTTGTGCTGTCGACTCTCCTCACAGcgctccttttctttcttttccccgCCGCCCGTGGAGATCTGAGCTATTCTGTTCCAGAGGAAACCAGGCGTCAGTATGTGGTCGGAAATATTGCAAAAGACGTCGGAGTCGGAGCTCAAAGTTTATCAGCACGTAAGGCGAGAATAAACACGGAAGACAGCAGTAAACGGTACATTGACATAAATCTGAATTCTGGAGATTTGATCGTAGTGGAGAGAATCGACAGAGAGATGCTTTGTGGTTCAAGGATTAACTGCATCTTAAATTATGAGCTCGTTTTAGCCAATCCGCTTGAGGTGCATCGCATTTCTCTGAATATTGAGGATATTAATGACAATGCGCCAAAATTCGGTAACGAGCGCATTTCGTTTGAAATCCGCGAGTCCGCTGATAAAGGGCAGCGTTTCCGTTTGGATGAAGCTCATGATTATGATATCGGACAAAACGGAGTGAATGGCTATTCACTAGAAaagaataaacattttgttttgtctgtagCAGGAAACACTGAGAGGGGTAAATACGCAGAGCTTGTGTTGGAGAAAGAGCTGGATCGCGAACAACAGAAGGATATTGACTTGATTCTTACTGCAGTGGATGGCGGGATTCCTCAGAGATCAGGGACTGCTGTTATACACATCACTGTGCTAGATGCTAATGATAATGTTCCGGTGTTCAGTCAGCCTGTATATAAAGTCGTTTTAGCTGAAAACGCACCGATAGGAACAGAAGTCGTTACTGTGAGCGCAGAAGATGCAGATGAAGGAGCAAATGGGGAAGTTTCATATGAATTCAGTCGCATTGCTCATAACGCAGCACAATTATTTACTATTGATAAATTCACTGGACTAATTAAGGTAGCTGGAGATGTCGACTACGAGGAggaaaaatattatgaaattagAGTTCAAGCCAAAGATGGATCTGGTTTAGCATCGACTGCAAGTGTTATTATAGATATTACTGATGAAAACGACAATGCTCCACAGATTATTCTTACCTCTGTAAACAATCCTATACTGGAGAACACTATTGTCGGCACTGAAGTGGCAATTATTAATGTTCAGGATAAAGACTCTGGTGATAACAGACAGATTTATTGTTCAATTCAGGGAAATGTtccttttaaattaaatccatCTATTAAGAACTATTTTTCTCTAACTAACACAAATCCCCTGGACCGAGAGACAGAGGCATATTATAATATAACTATTACTGCTACTGATGGAGGCTCTCCACCTTTATCCTCATCCATGACCATTCATCTATCTGTATCAGATATCAATGATAATCCTCCTGTATTTGAACAGCAATCCTACACTGCATATGTAGTGGAAAATAACAAACCAGGAACCTCCATTAGTTCTGTTACTGCAAGAGACCCAGACTGGAGGCAGAACGGTACAGTCCTGTATTCTCTGCTGCCCAGTGAGATAAACGGTGTTCCAGTGTcctcatttttatccattaactCAGATACAGGAGTGATCCATGCTGTCAGGTCATTTGACTATGAAAAGTTCCGAAACTTTAAAGTCCAGGTCGTAGCCAGAGACAATGGTTCTCCTCCACTCAGCAGCAacgtgactgtgagtgtgttcataTCAGATGAGAATGATAACTCTCCACAGATATTATACCCTGCTCCAGAGGGAAAGTCTTTAATGACTGAGATGGTCCCTAAAGctgctctctctggctctctgctCTCCAAAGTCATCGCTGTGGATGCTGACTCTGGACAGAACGCGTGGCTGTCCTATCACATTGTCAAATCTACTGATCCGGGACTTTTCACTATTGGGCTCCATAGTGGAGAGATCAGGGCTCAGAGGGACATTACTGAATCTGACAGCATGAAACAGAACCTTGTTATCTCAGTCAAAGATAACGGACAGCCGCCTCTCTCTGCTacctgttctgtatatttactgaTTTCTGATAATCTTGCTGAAGTTCCCGAACTGAAAGACATGACTTATGAGGAGAACAATTCCAAACTGACTTTTTACTTGATCATCGCGCTAGTTTCCGTGTCCACCTTCTTTCTGACTTTCATTATTCTCATCCTGGCTGTGAGGTTTTGTCACAGGAGAAAGCCCAGACTGTTGTTTGATGGAGCAGTCGCCATTCCCAGCGCCTATCTCCCTCCCAACTATGCAGAGGTGGAGGGAGCTGGAACTCTGCGCACTTCTTACAATTATGACACGTATCTAACAACAGGATCACGCACCAGTGACTTCAAGTTCATCACATCTTACAATGACAATACTCTTACTTCTACTGGTACTCTTAAACTGGCCAAAATGATCTGTTTGGCTTAA